The proteins below are encoded in one region of Pseudomonas helmanticensis:
- a CDS encoding dermonecrotic toxin domain-containing protein has protein sequence MIDENPALHASPSHSALLPKPDGHYQPLLDAIAPWLSQAPTHRRDALKKTTPELSAPLLQAPRKEHEKLRALNALQWAAQNRVEQNLARLLDAQSFAELLLGAEIEKRFGLNLDVRQIFMRLYIPAHAPLPGLKSGAARTWTVALVDAALHNFERRETTDDAFETTSAYISRPTPEGQFSALPKIREKMPIQAFTKLCRDLDIGQRYKNYLEDNLGISNPVVAALLQTNVKASDKAALITALQMAYMQKLLSGDIHRLILGLLDGLKYLRLNRQSWQCHALTIMNARLTGIVLFAPGLEVTHTTSRVVAYIPDDPQHPIREYASTGEFARHLTQRLQDPDYQSFFSRFIDHEDRGHFFGQLNSRLLPITWQPVSSGDPRPTWRENPVERAPLQMAATTIKGDLWVYLYQRKLDKILNDARVVAVSTAAVDCQARWALWDSFSEVAASLLNIVAFIALPFVPFLGELMLAYTAYQLLDETFEGIVDWAQGASREAFEHLMGAVESAVQVGTFAAGGVIAASQFRALLPESVVAFIDRLTPAKLPNGTSRYWKPDLHLYEQTTSLPKNAKPDALGLHAHQGKTLLALEDKLYAVSQDSPSAQYRIDHPVRPEAYKPGLQHNQAGVWQTELDQPLDWERKTLLSRSDPHMRQLPLSVQERLLDISGCEENALRKMHVELGQMPPLLADTLLRWRLDADIQTFIEQIGSERAEDYLQADPAIQLQLLHESGDWPANKGVHLVGRKGKVLWQTPTADVPLLQIDTSRLDAGDLLKTCLLRLSEVDAKTLLNEKPHTTPPTLESRTRTLRRRIVELAQTKRQSLFEDKYRSLQRNAAPLVQVMMDAEPDLPKTLAQSILETTNELEREQLQRTVLPRRLAELTREIGLQVRATRALEGLELKATQNNLDTDRLILHSLPRLPGWSQSLRLEVRHYAHTGPLIDSIGPLDATTRKVLVLNELGQYQPFDDAGEQLSAPGHLLFNLLQALPDAERLALNVGIGESEKLNLLIRQHPLSREELLPLLSQNPNRKPAYDPSVMRLLGGTTGFQRMPTNTPTLQSHAHRLLPHLLPEELEAFVERLQRHPSGPRGELNRLIIERGRLDEVLNPWVNAIPVVHPETGTPLTTEQYAIQRHRRRQMRVDLLDCWKQQVSLPTDSEQMIDLRLAQPIIGELPALEVNFSHVDHLTMEGAENTQGLHQFLRCFTDLHRLALRGFRLGSLPEAINQSPQLHELILADCGITLTPQSLESLGKQTKLKTLDLFRNPLGLIPNVEKMPKLNYIDVSETGIEQLPIGLLSRPQLRTALLNDNQIHALPAVLFELPGNVPEGFDLGGNPINVTDRERIKRHFNQTRQDFGVLAEPADLQRVQALYMHLDQEQASEFFYLLPGTLAEGRIEVARLEHEFSSLSSGLATWVTDLPALHPISGEPFTLDEVLSEHAARHEFKSILEQSWQREMDEDDFDQDNEPTHDLNLTSTINGELPELDADFSHVSHLYMTSRPGRTSGIERFLQTFPKLKGLTLRQYQLEHIPDAVFRMADLTHLSLSECHITLTPQAVVELAQMHRLDHLDLSDNPLGETPDVSQMTEMTRLLLDNTGITTLPSGLLQLEQLDLAALNDNAITDVPSDILELPAERGEKINLRNNPFSETSVQRLLAYFRNYRVDFGVEVVINRAELEVSTSEDSEIDE, from the coding sequence ATGATTGATGAAAATCCAGCCCTCCACGCATCGCCATCCCACTCAGCGTTGCTGCCCAAGCCCGACGGGCACTATCAACCTCTGCTCGATGCCATTGCGCCGTGGCTCAGCCAGGCGCCGACCCACAGGCGCGATGCGCTGAAAAAAACCACGCCAGAGCTTTCCGCCCCGCTCCTGCAAGCGCCACGCAAAGAGCACGAGAAATTGCGCGCGCTCAATGCATTGCAGTGGGCTGCGCAAAACCGTGTCGAGCAAAACCTCGCGCGCCTGCTGGATGCCCAGTCCTTCGCCGAGCTACTGCTAGGCGCCGAGATAGAAAAACGTTTCGGCCTGAACCTCGATGTCAGGCAAATCTTCATGCGCCTTTACATCCCTGCGCATGCGCCGTTGCCTGGGCTCAAGTCGGGCGCCGCGCGCACCTGGACGGTCGCCTTGGTGGACGCCGCACTACATAACTTTGAACGCCGCGAAACCACGGACGACGCCTTCGAAACCACCTCCGCCTATATCAGCCGCCCTACACCGGAGGGACAGTTCAGCGCGTTGCCAAAGATTCGCGAAAAAATGCCTATCCAGGCCTTTACGAAACTGTGCCGTGATCTGGACATCGGCCAGCGCTACAAAAATTATCTGGAAGACAACCTGGGCATCAGCAATCCCGTAGTCGCAGCGCTTCTGCAAACCAATGTCAAAGCCAGTGACAAAGCGGCCCTGATAACGGCGCTGCAAATGGCCTACATGCAAAAACTGCTGAGCGGCGATATCCACCGGCTGATTCTCGGCTTGCTCGATGGCTTGAAGTATCTGCGCCTGAATCGCCAGTCCTGGCAATGTCATGCGCTGACAATCATGAACGCCCGACTGACCGGTATCGTGCTGTTCGCCCCGGGTCTCGAGGTTACGCACACGACATCAAGAGTCGTGGCCTACATTCCGGATGACCCGCAGCATCCGATCAGGGAGTACGCCAGCACCGGCGAGTTTGCCCGGCACCTGACACAACGCCTGCAAGATCCGGACTATCAATCTTTTTTCAGTCGGTTCATCGATCATGAGGATCGTGGGCATTTCTTCGGCCAGTTGAACAGTCGCCTTCTGCCGATCACCTGGCAACCGGTTTCCAGCGGTGATCCGCGCCCCACCTGGCGCGAGAATCCAGTCGAGCGCGCGCCTCTGCAAATGGCCGCAACAACGATCAAAGGCGACTTGTGGGTTTATCTCTACCAACGAAAACTCGACAAAATTCTCAACGATGCACGGGTTGTCGCCGTCTCCACGGCAGCGGTCGACTGTCAGGCTCGCTGGGCGCTCTGGGATTCGTTCAGCGAAGTGGCTGCGTCCCTGCTCAACATTGTCGCCTTCATCGCGTTGCCATTCGTGCCATTTCTCGGCGAACTGATGTTGGCGTATACCGCCTATCAACTGCTCGACGAAACCTTTGAAGGTATCGTCGATTGGGCGCAAGGCGCGTCCCGCGAGGCATTCGAACACTTAATGGGCGCCGTGGAATCCGCCGTTCAGGTCGGTACTTTCGCAGCGGGAGGGGTCATCGCTGCCAGCCAGTTTCGCGCGCTACTGCCGGAATCGGTGGTTGCGTTCATTGACCGGCTCACCCCGGCGAAACTGCCGAATGGCACCTCACGGTACTGGAAACCCGACCTGCACCTTTACGAGCAGACCACCTCCCTGCCCAAGAATGCAAAACCCGATGCGCTGGGCTTGCACGCTCATCAAGGTAAAACCCTGCTGGCCCTGGAAGACAAACTTTACGCGGTCAGCCAGGACAGCCCGTCAGCGCAATACCGCATCGACCACCCCGTTCGCCCCGAAGCCTATAAACCCGGACTCCAGCACAACCAGGCCGGGGTCTGGCAAACCGAACTCGATCAGCCGCTGGACTGGGAACGCAAGACGCTGTTGAGCCGTAGCGATCCGCACATGCGCCAACTGCCGCTCAGTGTGCAGGAGCGCCTGTTGGACATCAGTGGCTGCGAGGAAAATGCCTTGCGCAAAATGCACGTCGAACTTGGGCAGATGCCGCCTCTGCTGGCCGACACCCTGCTGCGCTGGCGGCTGGACGCTGACATTCAGACATTCATCGAGCAAATCGGTAGCGAACGCGCGGAAGATTACCTCCAGGCCGATCCGGCCATCCAGTTGCAACTACTGCATGAGAGCGGCGACTGGCCAGCCAACAAAGGTGTGCACTTGGTTGGTCGCAAAGGAAAGGTACTTTGGCAAACGCCCACGGCGGACGTGCCGCTTCTACAGATTGATACCTCAAGACTCGACGCCGGCGATCTGCTCAAGACCTGTCTGCTGCGCTTGTCGGAAGTCGATGCAAAAACGTTACTGAACGAAAAACCCCATACCACGCCGCCGACGCTTGAGAGCCGCACCCGGACTTTGCGTCGACGGATCGTCGAACTGGCACAAACCAAAAGACAAAGCCTGTTCGAGGATAAATATCGCAGCCTGCAACGTAACGCTGCCCCACTGGTTCAGGTGATGATGGACGCCGAACCGGACCTGCCCAAGACACTGGCGCAATCGATACTGGAAACGACGAACGAGCTCGAACGCGAACAGCTCCAGCGCACAGTATTGCCCCGTCGGCTTGCCGAACTGACCCGCGAAATCGGCCTGCAGGTGCGTGCGACTCGTGCACTGGAAGGGCTGGAGCTGAAAGCCACGCAGAACAATCTGGATACCGATCGCCTGATACTGCACTCGCTGCCGAGGCTGCCAGGCTGGTCGCAATCTTTGCGCCTGGAAGTCAGACACTACGCACATACCGGCCCCCTGATCGACAGCATCGGGCCGCTGGATGCCACCACTCGCAAAGTCCTGGTGCTGAATGAGCTGGGGCAATATCAGCCCTTTGACGATGCCGGCGAACAGCTTAGCGCTCCCGGCCACCTGCTTTTCAATCTGCTGCAAGCCTTGCCTGATGCCGAGCGCCTGGCACTGAACGTCGGCATCGGCGAAAGTGAAAAACTCAATCTGCTGATTCGCCAACACCCCCTGAGCCGAGAAGAACTGCTGCCGCTGCTCTCGCAAAACCCGAACCGCAAACCCGCCTACGACCCGAGCGTCATGCGCCTGCTCGGCGGCACGACCGGTTTTCAACGCATGCCCACTAACACTCCGACTTTGCAATCCCATGCTCACCGGCTGCTGCCGCATCTGTTGCCCGAAGAACTGGAGGCTTTTGTCGAGCGCTTGCAACGCCATCCAAGCGGGCCACGCGGGGAGTTGAACCGATTGATCATCGAGCGAGGTCGACTCGACGAGGTTCTAAATCCCTGGGTGAATGCGATTCCTGTTGTTCACCCCGAAACCGGCACCCCACTCACTACCGAGCAATATGCCATTCAGCGACACCGGCGCCGGCAGATGCGGGTCGACTTACTGGATTGCTGGAAACAACAAGTCTCGCTGCCAACGGACTCCGAGCAAATGATTGATTTGCGTCTGGCTCAACCGATCATCGGCGAACTGCCGGCGCTCGAAGTCAACTTCAGCCATGTCGACCACCTGACCATGGAGGGCGCCGAGAACACTCAAGGCCTGCATCAATTCCTCCGCTGCTTTACGGATCTGCATCGACTGGCCCTGCGCGGCTTTCGCCTCGGCAGCCTGCCGGAGGCAATCAATCAGTCACCTCAGTTGCACGAACTGATACTCGCCGATTGCGGCATAACCCTGACACCGCAAAGCCTGGAAAGCCTGGGCAAGCAGACGAAGCTGAAAACTCTCGACCTGTTCCGCAACCCGCTCGGACTCATACCCAATGTAGAAAAGATGCCGAAGCTGAATTACATCGACGTCTCGGAAACCGGCATTGAGCAATTGCCCATTGGCCTGCTGAGCCGCCCACAATTGCGAACCGCCTTGCTCAATGACAACCAGATTCACGCATTGCCCGCAGTGCTCTTCGAACTGCCTGGCAACGTGCCGGAAGGTTTCGATCTTGGCGGCAATCCAATTAATGTGACCGATCGCGAACGAATCAAACGCCACTTCAACCAGACACGGCAGGACTTTGGCGTTTTGGCCGAACCGGCCGACCTGCAACGCGTGCAAGCTTTGTACATGCACCTGGATCAGGAGCAGGCCAGCGAGTTTTTTTACCTGTTGCCCGGGACGTTGGCCGAAGGACGAATCGAAGTCGCGCGCCTAGAGCACGAATTCAGCAGCTTGAGCTCCGGGCTGGCAACCTGGGTAACCGATCTGCCTGCGCTCCATCCGATCAGCGGTGAACCCTTCACCCTGGACGAAGTGCTGAGCGAGCACGCAGCGCGGCATGAATTCAAAAGCATTCTGGAGCAGAGCTGGCAACGGGAGATGGATGAAGATGACTTCGATCAGGACAACGAGCCGACCCACGACTTGAACCTGACCTCCACCATCAACGGCGAACTGCCCGAACTCGACGCCGACTTCAGCCATGTATCACATCTCTACATGACAAGCCGTCCCGGGCGGACATCCGGCATCGAGAGATTTCTTCAGACGTTTCCCAAACTCAAAGGCCTGACACTTCGTCAGTACCAACTTGAGCACATCCCCGACGCGGTATTTCGAATGGCCGATCTGACTCATCTGTCGCTCTCGGAGTGCCACATCACGCTCACGCCACAGGCCGTTGTCGAGCTTGCGCAGATGCATCGGCTGGATCATCTCGACTTGAGCGACAACCCCTTGGGCGAAACACCGGACGTCAGTCAGATGACGGAAATGACCCGGCTGCTGCTCGACAACACCGGGATCACCACGCTGCCATCGGGCCTGCTGCAGCTTGAGCAATTGGACCTGGCGGCACTGAACGACAACGCAATCACTGACGTCCCCAGTGACATCCTCGAGCTGCCAGCGGAACGCGGCGAGAAGATCAATCTGCGCAACAACCCGTTCTCCGAAACGAGCGTGCAGCGCCTGCTCGCTTACTTCCGGAACTATCGTGTGGACTTTGGGGTGGAGGTGGTCATCAACCGGGCAGAACTCGAAGTGTCGACGTCGGAGGATTCCGAGATCGACGAGTGA
- the argR gene encoding transcriptional regulator ArgR, translated as MTAHRIGFLIWPSTKALTLALAEEALRVAQRVHPDVVYELSFLQAEAITGASAEGSWQLPGEAWTGKLENFQKLFLLADEPPTALAPALSSALKQLVRAGTVIGGLSAGVYPLAQLGLLDGYRAAVHWRWQDDFAERFPKVIATSHLFDWDRDRLTACGGMSVLDLLLAVLARDHGAELAGAVSEELVVERIREGGERQRIPLQNRLGSSHPKLTQAVLLMEANIEEPLTTDEIAQHVCVSRRQLERIFKQYLNRVPSQYYLELRLNKARQMLMQTSKSIIQIGLSCGFSSGPHFSSAYRNFFGATPREDRNQRRSSSPFELSSVPPERG; from the coding sequence ATGACTGCCCATCGAATTGGTTTCCTGATTTGGCCCAGCACTAAAGCGTTGACGCTGGCGCTGGCGGAGGAGGCCTTGCGTGTTGCTCAGCGTGTGCATCCGGACGTGGTTTACGAACTGTCGTTCCTGCAGGCCGAAGCCATTACCGGAGCCTCGGCCGAAGGATCCTGGCAATTGCCCGGTGAAGCCTGGACCGGCAAGCTCGAAAACTTCCAGAAACTGTTCCTGCTCGCCGATGAACCGCCGACCGCTCTGGCCCCGGCACTCAGCAGTGCACTGAAGCAACTGGTACGTGCCGGCACGGTCATTGGCGGTTTGTCCGCTGGCGTTTATCCATTGGCGCAACTCGGTTTGCTCGACGGTTATCGCGCTGCCGTGCATTGGCGCTGGCAGGACGATTTCGCCGAGCGTTTCCCGAAAGTCATTGCCACCAGCCATTTGTTCGACTGGGACCGTGATCGCCTGACCGCGTGCGGTGGCATGTCCGTTCTCGACCTGTTGCTGGCGGTGCTGGCCCGCGATCATGGTGCGGAACTGGCCGGCGCAGTGTCGGAAGAACTGGTGGTCGAGCGTATCCGCGAAGGGGGCGAGCGTCAGCGCATCCCGTTGCAGAACCGTCTCGGCTCCAGCCATCCGAAGCTCACCCAAGCGGTGTTGCTGATGGAAGCCAACATCGAAGAACCGCTGACCACCGACGAAATCGCCCAGCACGTGTGCGTGTCGCGTCGACAGCTGGAGCGGATCTTCAAGCAATACCTCAACCGCGTGCCGAGCCAGTACTACCTGGAACTGCGCCTGAACAAGGCCCGGCAGATGTTGATGCAAACCAGCAAGTCGATCATCCAGATCGGCCTCTCGTGTGGCTTCTCTTCGGGGCCGCATTTCTCCAGTGCCTATCGCAACTTCTTTGGCGCCACGCCGCGGGAAGATCGCAACCAGCGGCGCAGCAGCAGCCCGTTCGAATTGTCGTCGGTGCCGCCAGAGCGCGGTTGA
- a CDS encoding ABC transporter ATP-binding protein, translated as MYKLEVQDLHKRYGSHEVLKGVSLKAAAGDVISIIGSSGSGKSTFLRCINLLEQPHAGKILLNNEELKLVANKDGALKAADPKQLQRMRSRLSMVFQHFNLWSHMTALENIMEAPVHVLGVSKAEAREKAEHYLNKVGVAHRKDAFPGHMSGGEQQRVAIARALAMEPEVMLFDEPTSALDPELVGDVLKVMQALAQEGRTMVVVTHEMGFAREVSNQLVFLHKGVVEESGNPREVLVNPQSERLQQFLSGSLK; from the coding sequence ATGTACAAACTTGAAGTCCAAGACCTGCATAAACGCTATGGCAGTCACGAAGTGCTCAAGGGCGTGTCCCTGAAAGCGGCAGCCGGCGATGTGATCAGCATCATCGGCTCCAGTGGCTCCGGCAAAAGTACTTTCCTGCGCTGCATCAACCTGCTCGAGCAGCCGCACGCGGGCAAGATTCTGCTCAACAACGAAGAGCTGAAGCTGGTAGCGAACAAGGACGGCGCGCTGAAAGCCGCTGATCCGAAACAGCTGCAACGCATGCGTTCGCGCCTGTCGATGGTGTTCCAGCATTTCAACCTGTGGTCGCACATGACCGCGCTGGAAAACATCATGGAAGCGCCGGTGCACGTGCTTGGCGTATCCAAGGCCGAAGCCCGCGAGAAAGCCGAGCACTACCTGAACAAGGTCGGCGTGGCGCATCGCAAAGACGCGTTCCCTGGGCACATGTCCGGTGGCGAGCAGCAGCGTGTGGCGATTGCTCGTGCGCTGGCGATGGAACCAGAGGTGATGCTGTTCGACGAGCCGACCTCGGCCCTCGATCCGGAACTGGTTGGCGACGTGCTGAAGGTGATGCAGGCGCTGGCTCAGGAAGGTCGCACCATGGTTGTGGTCACCCACGAAATGGGCTTTGCCCGTGAAGTGTCGAATCAACTGGTGTTCCTGCACAAAGGCGTGGTGGAAGAGAGCGGCAACCCGCGCGAAGTGCTGGTCAATCCGCAATCGGAACGTCTGCAGCAATTCCTCTCGGGCAGCCTCAAGTAA
- a CDS encoding M14 family metallopeptidase, translating into MERIDHVLPWSHLGSERKISVFRFGHGERKAYIQASLHADELPGMRTAWELKKRLGELEAQGLLNGVIELVPVANPLGLGQLLQGNHQGRFEAGSGKNFNRDFVELSAPVAAALADSLGDDPHANVRLIRQAMADHLAAMPEASSQLQGMQRVLLSHACTADVVLDLHCDAEAALHMYALPQHWPQWRSLAAHLNVRVGLLAEDSGGSSFDEACSLPWLRLSRQFPDAQIPLACLATTIELGGQADTGRAEAEAYAEGILAFLAEQGLITGEWPNPANEPCEGMPFEGTELLLAPHPGVVSFLRKPGEWVEAGDEIFEVIDPVSDRVSTVCAGTSGVLFAIERLRYAQPGFWLAKVAGREALRHGRLLND; encoded by the coding sequence ATGGAACGCATCGATCACGTATTGCCGTGGAGCCATCTGGGCAGCGAGCGCAAGATTTCGGTGTTCCGTTTCGGACATGGCGAGCGCAAGGCCTATATTCAGGCCAGCCTGCACGCTGACGAATTGCCGGGCATGCGCACTGCCTGGGAGCTGAAAAAGCGCCTCGGCGAACTCGAAGCCCAAGGCTTGCTCAACGGTGTCATCGAACTGGTGCCGGTCGCCAACCCGTTGGGTCTCGGGCAGTTGCTGCAAGGCAATCATCAGGGCCGTTTCGAGGCCGGTAGCGGCAAGAATTTCAACCGTGATTTCGTTGAGTTGAGCGCGCCGGTTGCGGCGGCATTGGCCGACAGTCTCGGTGATGATCCGCACGCCAATGTGCGCCTGATTCGTCAGGCGATGGCCGATCATTTGGCCGCAATGCCGGAAGCGAGCAGCCAGTTGCAAGGCATGCAACGCGTGTTGCTCAGCCATGCCTGCACCGCCGATGTGGTGCTCGATCTGCATTGCGATGCCGAAGCCGCGCTGCACATGTACGCGTTGCCGCAGCACTGGCCGCAGTGGCGTTCGCTGGCCGCGCATCTGAATGTGCGCGTGGGTTTGCTCGCGGAAGATTCCGGCGGCAGCTCGTTCGATGAAGCTTGCTCGCTGCCGTGGTTGCGTCTGTCGCGGCAGTTCCCCGATGCGCAGATTCCGCTGGCGTGTCTGGCGACCACAATCGAACTTGGCGGTCAGGCCGACACCGGTCGCGCTGAGGCCGAGGCGTATGCTGAAGGCATTCTCGCGTTCCTCGCCGAGCAAGGTTTAATCACCGGCGAGTGGCCGAACCCAGCGAACGAACCGTGCGAAGGCATGCCGTTCGAGGGCACCGAATTGCTCCTGGCGCCTCACCCTGGCGTGGTGAGTTTTCTGCGCAAGCCCGGCGAATGGGTCGAGGCGGGCGATGAGATTTTTGAAGTGATTGATCCTGTGTCCGATCGGGTCAGCACGGTATGTGCTGGTACCTCCGGGGTGCTGTTTGCCATTGAACGGCTGCGTTATGCCCAACCCGGTTTCTGGCTGGCCAAGGTGGCGGGGCGCGAAGCGCTGCGTCACGGGCGCTTGCTCAACGACTGA
- a CDS encoding ABC transporter permease — translation MIFDYNVIWEALPLYLGGLVTTLKLLALSLFFGLLGALPLGLMRVSKNPVVNGAAWLYTYVIRGTPMLVQLFLIYYGLAQFEAVRESIFWPWLSSATFCACLAFAVNTSAYTAEIIAGSLRATPNGEIEAAKAMGMSRFKLYKRILLPSALRRALPQYSNEVIMMLQTTSLASIVTLIDITGAARTVNAQFYLPFEAYITAGVFYLCLTFILVKLFKLAERRWLSYLAPRKH, via the coding sequence ATGATCTTCGACTACAACGTCATTTGGGAGGCGCTGCCGCTGTACCTCGGCGGCTTGGTGACCACCCTCAAATTGCTCGCGCTGTCGCTGTTTTTTGGTCTGCTGGGGGCTTTGCCGCTGGGGCTGATGCGCGTCTCGAAGAACCCGGTCGTCAACGGCGCCGCGTGGCTTTACACCTACGTGATCCGTGGCACGCCGATGCTGGTTCAACTGTTCCTGATCTACTACGGTCTGGCCCAGTTCGAAGCGGTACGCGAAAGTATCTTCTGGCCGTGGCTGTCCAGCGCGACGTTCTGTGCGTGCCTGGCGTTTGCGGTCAACACCAGCGCTTACACCGCTGAGATCATTGCCGGCAGCCTCAGGGCCACGCCGAACGGTGAGATCGAAGCGGCCAAGGCCATGGGCATGTCGCGCTTCAAACTGTACAAGCGCATTCTGCTGCCATCGGCCCTGCGCCGGGCGCTGCCGCAGTACAGCAACGAGGTGATCATGATGCTGCAGACCACCAGTCTGGCGTCCATCGTGACCTTGATCGACATCACCGGTGCGGCGCGTACCGTCAACGCGCAGTTCTATCTGCCGTTCGAGGCGTACATCACCGCCGGCGTGTTCTATCTGTGCCTGACGTTCATTCTGGTCAAGCTGTTCAAGCTGGCCGAGCGTCGCTGGTTGAGCTACCTGGCCCCGCGGAAGCACTGA
- a CDS encoding ABC transporter permease, which translates to MLKGYGAVILDGAWLTLQLALSSMALAIVLGLIGVALRLSPVRWLAWLGDLYSTVIRGIPDLVLILLIFYGGQDLLNRVAPLLGYDDYIDLNPLAAGIGTLGFIFGAYLSETFRGAFMAIPKGQAEAGMAYGMSSFQVFFRVMVPQMIRLAIPGFTNNWLVLTKATALISVVGLQDMMFKAKQAADATREPFTFFLAVAAMYLVITSVSLLILRQLEKRYSVGVRAADL; encoded by the coding sequence ATGTTGAAAGGCTACGGGGCTGTCATCCTCGATGGCGCATGGCTGACGCTTCAGCTCGCCTTGTCGTCCATGGCTCTGGCCATCGTTCTCGGGCTGATCGGTGTCGCGTTGCGCCTGTCGCCGGTGCGCTGGCTGGCCTGGCTGGGCGATCTGTATTCCACGGTCATTCGCGGGATTCCCGATCTGGTGCTAATCCTGCTGATTTTCTACGGCGGTCAGGACTTGCTCAACCGCGTTGCACCGTTGCTCGGCTATGACGACTACATCGATCTGAATCCGCTGGCCGCCGGTATCGGCACCCTCGGTTTCATCTTCGGTGCGTACCTGTCGGAAACCTTCCGTGGCGCGTTCATGGCGATCCCCAAAGGTCAGGCCGAAGCGGGCATGGCGTACGGCATGAGCAGTTTTCAGGTGTTCTTCCGGGTGATGGTGCCGCAGATGATTCGTCTGGCGATTCCGGGCTTCACCAACAACTGGCTGGTACTGACCAAGGCTACCGCGCTGATTTCCGTGGTCGGTCTGCAAGACATGATGTTCAAGGCCAAGCAGGCGGCAGATGCCACTCGCGAACCTTTCACCTTCTTCCTCGCAGTGGCGGCGATGTACCTGGTCATCACCAGTGTTTCGTTGCTGATCCTGCGTCAACTTGAGAAGCGCTACTCGGTAGGCGTAAGGGCGGCTGATCTATGA
- a CDS encoding ABC transporter substrate-binding protein, protein MKKLVLLGALALSVLSLNAFADEKPLKIGIEAAYPPFASKAPDGSIVGFDYDIGNALCEQMQVKCVWVEQEFDGLIPALKVRKIDAILSSMSITEDRKKSVDFTNKYYNTPARLVMKAGTQVSENLSELKGKNIGVQRGSIHERFAREVLAPLGAEIKPYGSQNEIYLDVAAGRLDGTVADATLLQDGFLNTDAGKGFAFAGPAFTDVKYFGDGVGIAVRKGDALKDKINTAIAAIRENGKYKAIQDKYFAFDIYGK, encoded by the coding sequence ATGAAGAAACTTGTGCTGCTTGGCGCCCTGGCACTGTCCGTGCTGTCGCTGAATGCCTTCGCTGACGAAAAACCTCTGAAGATCGGTATCGAAGCGGCTTACCCTCCGTTCGCCTCGAAAGCGCCGGATGGCAGCATCGTCGGTTTCGATTACGACATCGGCAACGCTCTGTGCGAGCAGATGCAGGTCAAGTGTGTGTGGGTCGAGCAAGAGTTCGACGGTCTGATCCCGGCACTGAAAGTGCGCAAGATCGACGCGATCCTGTCGTCGATGTCGATCACTGAAGACCGCAAGAAGTCGGTCGACTTCACCAACAAGTACTACAACACCCCGGCACGTCTGGTCATGAAGGCCGGTACTCAGGTCAGCGAAAACCTGAGCGAGCTGAAGGGCAAGAACATCGGCGTACAACGTGGTTCGATCCACGAACGTTTCGCCCGCGAAGTTCTGGCGCCACTGGGTGCCGAGATCAAGCCGTACGGCTCGCAGAACGAAATCTACCTCGACGTGGCCGCCGGTCGTCTCGACGGTACCGTGGCTGACGCTACTCTGCTGCAAGACGGCTTCCTGAACACCGACGCCGGCAAAGGCTTCGCGTTCGCAGGTCCTGCGTTCACCGACGTCAAATACTTCGGCGACGGCGTAGGCATTGCAGTGCGCAAGGGCGACGCCCTGAAAGACAAGATCAACACCGCCATCGCGGCCATCCGCGAAAACGGCAAATACAAAGCAATCCAGGACAAATACTTCGCCTTCGATATCTACGGCAAGTAA